A single Cannabis sativa cultivar Pink pepper isolate KNU-18-1 chromosome 7, ASM2916894v1, whole genome shotgun sequence DNA region contains:
- the LOC115698179 gene encoding uncharacterized protein LOC115698179 has translation MAMASTITPRTALSQFQQLHIAKNFTITSSNGCVQLHARGKLNFETGKCFLITSPQRREFGLKKLICEAGSGVEASVDSGEDLVIVKNPQIVVESQDNDKMQVRVDLTGEETERVFDRVLANLAKTAPPIPGFRREKGGKTSKVPKSFLLGILGEERVTKFVIQEIVSSTMAQYVKQENLKVKDNKINTTQSAEELKASFKEGREFGFNAIIEFENIEIETPAVQPS, from the exons ATGGCTATGGCATCCACAATAACACCAAGAACAGCTCTCTCACAGTTTCAACAGCTACACATCGCCAAA AATTTTACCATTACAAGCTCCAATGGATGTGTTCAACTTCATGCCCGTGGAAAATTGAACTTTGAAACTGGGAAGTGTTTCTTGATAACCAG TCCCCAAAGGAGGGAGTTTGGACTAAAGAAACTCATATGCGAAGCTGGTTCAG GTGTTGAGGCATCAGTCGACTCAGGAGAAGATTTAGTCATTGTCAAGAACCCTCAGATAGTTGTGGAATCTCAAGATAATGATAAGATGCAA GTTAGAGTGGACTTGACTGGTGAGGAAACTGAAAGAGTGTTTGATCGGGTTTTGGCTAATTTGGCCAAAACAGCACCGCCAATTCCAGGATTTAGAAGAGAAAAAGGGG GAAAAACGTCTAAG GTTCCCAAAAGCTTTCTGTTAGGGATACTTGGTGAGGAACGTGTGACTAAGTTTGTGATACAAGAAATTGTCAGTTCAACAATGGCTCAATATGTAAAGCAG GAAAATCTGAAGGTGAAGGACAACAAAATCAATACAACTCAATCTGCCGAAGAACTCAAAGCATCATTTAAAGAGGGGCGCGAGTTTGGATTCAATGCCATTATCGAATTTGAAAATATAGAAATTGAGACTCCCGCGGTGCAGCCCTCGTAA